A stretch of Oscillospiraceae bacterium DNA encodes these proteins:
- a CDS encoding DUF4432 family protein: MNKQELLRHIGSVEQIGGIRRFTFNDGRAKGVDAVEVNTGNLRFTVLPDRCLDIAQAFYKTSAVSWISKTGITSPMYYEKDGKSFMRGFYGGLVTTCGLKNIGRPTPELGLHGRISNIAAQKVSVFADWVGDEYVMKISGEMRESVVGGENLVLKRTISTKLFSDEFTLEDTVVNEGFDTENIALCYHCNFGYPLVRPGAKIINVPSEVSEITAPVHKAQEECVDVKYTDDIVTVGIENGEISAYVTYGRKTIPDFLLWKMLGESEYAVGLEPRTTSLGGENIVKNNKFIPLGSFEEYKTNLKFSFKSL, encoded by the coding sequence ATGAACAAACAGGAATTGCTGAGACATATAGGCTCTGTGGAGCAGATAGGCGGCATCAGACGATTTACCTTCAACGACGGCAGGGCAAAGGGTGTAGATGCTGTTGAGGTGAACACAGGCAATCTGCGTTTTACCGTTTTGCCCGACAGATGTCTTGACATTGCCCAGGCTTTTTATAAAACAAGCGCTGTAAGCTGGATTTCCAAGACGGGAATAACCTCGCCCATGTATTATGAAAAGGACGGAAAAAGCTTTATGCGCGGTTTTTACGGTGGACTTGTAACCACCTGCGGTCTCAAGAATATCGGAAGACCTACCCCGGAGTTGGGTCTGCATGGCAGAATTTCAAATATTGCTGCTCAAAAGGTAAGTGTTTTTGCCGATTGGGTGGGAGATGAATATGTCATGAAAATTTCGGGCGAGATGCGTGAAAGTGTCGTGGGCGGCGAGAATCTTGTTTTAAAAAGAACAATTTCCACCAAACTGTTTTCGGATGAATTTACTCTCGAGGATACGGTTGTCAACGAGGGCTTTGATACCGAAAATATCGCATTGTGCTATCATTGCAATTTTGGTTATCCGCTTGTCCGTCCCGGTGCAAAAATTATAAACGTTCCGTCCGAGGTGTCGGAGATAACAGCGCCGGTACACAAGGCACAGGAGGAATGTGTCGATGTTAAGTATACCGATGATATCGTTACGGTCGGAATTGAAAATGGTGAAATAAGTGCATACGTCACCTACGGCAGAAAAACTATTCCGGATTTTCTGTTGTGGAAGATGCTGGGCGAGAGTGAGTATGCCGTGGGGCTTGAACCACGCACCACCTCTCTGGGAGGAGAGAATATTGTTAAAAACAATAAGTTTATTCCGCTTGGCTCATTTGAGGAATATAAAACCAATCTTAAATTCAGCTTCAAATCATTATAA
- a CDS encoding N-acetyltransferase, giving the protein MKNSIIRLEEEKDYRAVEELTREAFWNVYKPGADEHYFVHEMRNHPDFIPELAFVLEMDGEIIGNIMYTKAWLEDENGERKEILSFGPLCVAPEYQRQKFGKMLIEHSFDVARKMGYDVNINFGNPGNYVSRGFVSCKKKNISFVVEGNFPTALLVCELVPNALDGRKWMYIPSTAADCCEDTAAVELFDKTFMPKEKKWMPSQEEFYIYSHSSVVR; this is encoded by the coding sequence ATGAAAAATTCGATTATACGATTAGAAGAAGAAAAAGATTATAGGGCAGTAGAAGAGCTTACCCGCGAGGCTTTCTGGAATGTTTATAAGCCGGGCGCTGACGAGCATTATTTTGTGCACGAGATGCGGAATCACCCCGATTTCATTCCTGAACTTGCCTTTGTTCTTGAAATGGATGGCGAGATTATTGGTAATATTATGTATACAAAGGCATGGCTTGAAGATGAAAATGGTGAAAGAAAAGAGATCCTTTCTTTCGGTCCACTTTGCGTTGCACCCGAATATCAGAGGCAAAAATTCGGAAAGATGCTTATTGAACATTCGTTTGATGTTGCAAGAAAAATGGGATATGATGTCAATATCAATTTCGGAAATCCCGGCAACTATGTTAGCAGAGGGTTTGTAAGTTGCAAAAAGAAAAATATTAGTTTTGTTGTTGAAGGAAACTTCCCGACTGCACTTCTTGTTTGTGAACTTGTACCTAATGCACTTGACGGCAGAAAATGGATGTATATTCCAAGTACCGCTGCCGACTGCTGTGAAGATACCGCCGCAGTAGAGTTGTTTGATAAAACATTCATGCCTAAAGAAAAGAAATGGATGCCGAGTCAGGAAGAGTTCTACATTTACAGTCATTCTTCGGTAGTCAGATAA
- a CDS encoding antibiotic biosynthesis monooxygenase codes for MYTIYVVFKSFPGKREAFIEKLHSENIVDAVRKEDGCIRYDYYYSEKDPNEILLIEAWESKQHQQTHIEQPHMARLREIKKDYIETSNLGEFELK; via the coding sequence ATGTATACAATTTACGTTGTTTTCAAAAGCTTTCCCGGCAAGCGTGAGGCATTTATCGAAAAACTGCACAGTGAAAATATTGTTGATGCGGTAAGGAAAGAGGACGGTTGCATCCGATACGATTACTATTATTCCGAAAAGGACCCCAACGAGATACTTCTCATTGAAGCATGGGAGTCCAAACAGCACCAGCAGACACACATAGAACAGCCCCACATGGCACGCCTGCGCGAAATCAAAAAGGACTATATCGAAACCAGCAATCTGGGCGAATTTGAACTGAAATAA
- a CDS encoding DMT family transporter, producing MEYILVILLGVLSSSKMSFQTAFSKKNVKNSADALCFNIFVFIFSALLFLPRVFGCSPTVWLYALAGAVCTVAFQLLYTKALSIGNVSLTVLIVNFSMVVCVIISYFVFDEPISLIRFIAIILTILSFIICNGGGKQSQGNRGKWLMLTLFAMLSTSLGTSVQKFFGESPIGNENQAFISCLYMWAAVIGILVFPILRKREKLNFKIEFGVIKYAAAVGLSLAVYQMIYTYGIANIDGTFLFPAQTGATIVFATLSGVLIFKDRFTRRQTVGVILGLVSLVMMSF from the coding sequence ATGGAATATATACTTGTTATTTTGCTGGGGGTACTGTCCAGTTCAAAAATGAGCTTTCAGACGGCATTCAGCAAGAAAAACGTAAAAAACTCAGCCGATGCGCTGTGCTTTAATATTTTTGTGTTCATATTCTCGGCGCTTCTTTTTCTTCCACGGGTTTTCGGATGTTCGCCGACGGTGTGGCTGTATGCCCTTGCCGGTGCGGTGTGTACGGTTGCATTTCAGCTTTTGTACACCAAGGCATTGTCGATCGGAAACGTGTCTTTGACCGTATTGATAGTAAACTTCAGTATGGTGGTGTGCGTCATTATTTCGTATTTTGTTTTTGATGAGCCCATTTCGCTCATACGCTTTATTGCAATCATTCTGACAATACTGTCATTTATAATCTGTAATGGCGGTGGTAAGCAATCGCAGGGTAATCGGGGAAAATGGCTGATGCTTACTCTGTTTGCCATGCTGTCAACCTCGCTGGGCACATCGGTGCAGAAGTTCTTTGGCGAATCTCCCATCGGGAATGAAAATCAGGCATTTATTTCCTGCCTTTATATGTGGGCAGCCGTTATAGGAATTCTTGTTTTTCCCATTTTGAGAAAAAGGGAAAAACTGAATTTCAAAATCGAATTTGGTGTGATAAAATATGCCGCCGCGGTAGGGCTTTCTCTTGCGGTGTATCAGATGATTTATACATACGGCATTGCAAATATCGACGGAACCTTTCTTTTTCCTGCCCAAACGGGAGCAACAATAGTTTTTGCCACCCTTTCGGGAGTGCTGATTTTTAAAGACAGATTTACAAGACGGCAGACGGTGGGCGTAATTCTCGGTTTGGTTTCGCTTGTAATGATGAGCTTTTAA
- a CDS encoding M20 family metallopeptidase → MEIKNICQLIDSKKEELFELLCKLIRINSEDFGDHGNEQECAEYIRDLCIEMGMETDMYSPLEIEGFSEHPDYMPGRNLENRYNTVARWRGEEDCDHLMLMGHSDTVRIGDLNNWEFEPTAGFVKDGKVFGRGACDDKYALATALFIIKLLKEQGFKPKKNLVFAAYSDEEYGGSHGAMAAVMKYPCKHIVNMDCKENLIWHCGSGGGEMKYLFHTKEPVDSAGLTASAIPVIMEELEAFAQRRRTELGNNRYYKGTIIPSTAMRYMGVRAGNGGSDLGMGEVYFVFYTDKTKDEIYKEFAQLHEVISKKLDAMGIVGDGFVPNTRFFHYVHCEPDSEDIKLMLEASRETTGKEPLVCGSCLSDLSVISKYGSDRAFGFGIGRDFNKIGGAHQPNEFIECDKLVDYAKTIAAYVIKMLG, encoded by the coding sequence ATGGAAATCAAAAATATCTGTCAGCTTATTGACAGTAAGAAGGAAGAGCTTTTTGAGCTTTTGTGCAAGCTTATAAGAATCAATTCCGAAGATTTCGGCGATCACGGAAACGAGCAGGAATGTGCTGAATACATACGCGATTTATGCATTGAAATGGGCATGGAGACGGATATGTATTCTCCGCTTGAAATTGAGGGCTTCAGCGAACACCCCGACTACATGCCCGGCAGAAATCTTGAAAACCGCTACAATACCGTAGCGCGCTGGAGAGGCGAGGAGGACTGTGATCACCTTATGCTGATGGGACACAGCGATACCGTCAGAATAGGCGACTTGAATAACTGGGAATTTGAGCCCACTGCGGGATTTGTAAAGGACGGAAAGGTGTTCGGCAGAGGTGCATGCGACGATAAATATGCCCTTGCAACTGCACTTTTTATTATAAAGCTACTCAAGGAGCAGGGCTTCAAGCCCAAAAAGAACCTTGTGTTTGCCGCATATTCCGATGAAGAATACGGCGGATCGCACGGTGCAATGGCGGCTGTTATGAAGTATCCTTGCAAGCATATTGTAAATATGGACTGCAAGGAAAATCTTATCTGGCACTGCGGCTCGGGCGGAGGAGAAATGAAGTATCTGTTCCACACCAAAGAACCTGTGGACAGCGCTGGACTTACGGCATCTGCCATTCCCGTTATAATGGAAGAACTGGAGGCTTTTGCCCAAAGACGCAGAACAGAGCTTGGAAACAATCGCTACTATAAAGGCACCATTATTCCCTCAACCGCTATGCGTTATATGGGTGTGCGTGCAGGAAACGGCGGTTCGGATCTTGGCATGGGCGAGGTATACTTTGTATTCTACACCGACAAGACCAAGGATGAGATATATAAGGAATTTGCACAGCTTCATGAAGTTATCTCCAAAAAGCTGGATGCCATGGGCATTGTGGGTGACGGCTTTGTGCCAAACACACGCTTCTTCCACTATGTACACTGCGAGCCGGACAGCGAGGATATAAAGCTCATGCTGGAGGCTTCAAGAGAGACTACCGGAAAAGAGCCTCTTGTATGCGGTTCCTGTCTTTCAGACCTTTCTGTTATTTCCAAGTACGGAAGCGACCGTGCTTTCGGCTTCGGTATCGGACGCGACTTCAACAAAATCGGCGGTGCTCACCAGCCCAATGAGTTTATCGAGTGTGATAAGCTGGTTGATTACGCCAAAACCATTGCGGCATACGTGATAAAAATGTTGGGTTGA
- a CDS encoding RluA family pseudouridine synthase yields the protein MLDNELLLLYNLYDMNKSLTITVNFSLDGKTVKEILRRNGFSSANLRDLKKHEDGILLNGHSVHVNKTVNTGDVLIVTLRDEPSENIVPVNIPLDIIYEDEDVIAVNKPRGMPTHPSHRHYDDTLANGIAYYFREHDFTFRAVTRLDGDTSGIVLIAKNSLSAQLLNEDMKRQKIQKEYFAVVNGVPCPAKDIISAPIKRMQESVILRCVSPDGKEAVTEYEVHKTCGSLSLVHLVPRTGRTHQLRVHMSYIGMPIYGDDLYGAPQLNERTRLHCAGIVFLHPITKKEIKLFCPIPQDMRLLTERCENH from the coding sequence ATGCTTGACAATGAGCTGTTATTGTTGTATAATTTATATGATATGAATAAAAGTCTTACCATAACTGTAAATTTCAGCCTTGATGGTAAAACCGTTAAGGAAATACTGCGTCGCAACGGCTTCTCTTCCGCGAATCTGCGCGACCTTAAAAAGCACGAGGACGGAATTCTCTTGAACGGTCACTCTGTGCATGTCAATAAAACCGTAAACACCGGTGATGTGCTTATCGTAACTCTTCGCGATGAGCCGTCCGAAAATATAGTGCCCGTAAACATTCCGCTGGACATAATTTACGAGGATGAGGACGTTATAGCCGTCAACAAGCCCCGTGGTATGCCCACACATCCGTCCCACAGACATTATGACGATACGCTTGCCAACGGTATAGCTTACTATTTCCGTGAGCATGATTTTACGTTCCGTGCCGTAACTCGCTTGGACGGTGATACATCGGGCATTGTGCTGATTGCCAAAAATTCTCTTTCCGCACAACTGCTCAACGAGGATATGAAGCGGCAGAAAATACAAAAAGAGTATTTTGCCGTCGTGAACGGAGTGCCCTGTCCTGCCAAGGATATTATATCGGCACCCATAAAAAGAATGCAGGAAAGCGTCATATTACGCTGTGTTTCGCCCGACGGAAAAGAGGCAGTGACGGAATATGAGGTGCACAAAACATGCGGCTCGCTGTCGCTGGTGCATCTTGTGCCCCGTACCGGCAGAACCCATCAGCTGCGCGTGCACATGAGCTATATAGGCATGCCCATTTACGGTGACGACCTTTACGGCGCACCGCAGTTAAACGAAAGGACGCGGCTTCACTGTGCGGGTATCGTTTTCCTGCACCCCATAACGAAAAAAGAAATCAAGCTTTTCTGCCCTATTCCGCAGGATATGCGGTTATTGACGGAAAGATGTGAAAACCACTAA
- a CDS encoding YegS/Rv2252/BmrU family lipid kinase, which produces MNPCAGTRKANKYLTDILVLFGKNGYNTTVHLTESVGDAGRFASKNSKGYDLVVAIGGDGTFNEVVEGVLKSGTDTQIGYIPAGSTNDFANSLKLSKNIMKAADDIMKGTAREIDIGSFNGRSFSYVASFGAFTEISYKTPQNAKNTLGYLAYAFEGIKDIANLKSKHLRFTADGTVIEDDFIFGAICNSTSVGGVLNLDPKTVDLSDGMFELLLIRLPKDLFELNEIVIALSSKKYKTKMITFMSASSITVETQENINWTLDGEYAEGEKIIKVKNLNKAIRIITHRDTAAVPDKGEK; this is translated from the coding sequence ATGAATCCATGTGCCGGTACCAGAAAAGCAAATAAGTATTTAACCGATATTCTTGTGCTGTTCGGCAAAAACGGCTATAATACAACGGTGCATCTTACCGAATCGGTGGGGGACGCCGGGAGATTTGCAAGTAAAAACTCCAAAGGCTATGACCTTGTGGTGGCAATAGGCGGCGACGGTACCTTCAATGAGGTTGTTGAAGGAGTGCTGAAGTCAGGCACCGATACACAAATCGGTTATATTCCCGCCGGCAGTACCAACGATTTTGCTAACAGCCTTAAGCTGTCAAAAAACATTATGAAGGCTGCGGACGATATAATGAAGGGTACTGCCCGTGAAATAGACATCGGCTCTTTTAACGGCAGAAGTTTTTCTTATGTGGCGTCCTTCGGCGCATTCACCGAGATTTCCTACAAAACACCCCAGAACGCCAAAAATACACTTGGTTATCTTGCTTATGCGTTTGAGGGAATAAAGGATATTGCAAATTTAAAAAGCAAGCATCTGCGCTTTACGGCGGACGGCACTGTTATAGAGGATGATTTTATTTTCGGCGCTATCTGCAACTCCACTTCTGTGGGGGGTGTACTTAACCTGGATCCCAAAACGGTGGATTTGAGCGACGGTATGTTTGAACTTTTGTTGATAAGACTGCCCAAGGACCTTTTCGAGCTTAATGAAATCGTTATTGCACTAAGCTCCAAAAAATATAAAACAAAAATGATAACATTCATGAGTGCAAGCAGCATTACCGTCGAAACACAAGAAAACATAAACTGGACTTTGGACGGCGAATATGCCGAGGGCGAAAAGATTATCAAAGTGAAAAATCTCAATAAGGCAATACGGATTATCACCCATAGGGATACTGCGGCCGTGCCCGATAAAGGAGAAAAATGA